The genome window ATAATCAGACTCAAAGAGATACAAGATTCTAATTTAGATCTCAGGTCTGAAACAAAAAGCCGCTCCGTGAAAACGGGGCGGCTTTTTTATGGGTATATATCAATAGGGGGGAGCATGAAAATCTTCAGTAGAGACGATGCATGCATCGTCTCTACTGAGAAAACCCAATCTAAGGTTTTCAGCGTCACGGGGAAGAAGGGAAAGCTGCACAAATGTATCAACCAAATCAACCACACCATCGCGACAGCAAGACGACGCAATCGCACGAACTGGATGTGTATATACAATCCGAATAGCGATTGCATCGTCTTTACAAAGGACGAGGGGTTTTCCACGGAGACGATGCATGCATCGTCTCTACCGGAAAAATTCTGATAATTCTATAAATTAATCAGGCAACCCACCATTCAAAATTCATACTTCATAATTCACAATTCATAATTATCTTCTGTGTTTCAGGATCTTTGATTCCATTCCGCCATAAACCAGTTCTCTGGCTGCAGCGCTTCTGATGAAATCATGAGGGAAACCGTACTCTATGGCGCTTACTTTTTCCAGGCGGGCAAGGTGGTCATCGGTCAGGGTAACTGAACTATAAGCAAGACTCTCTTTTAACTGCTCCGCATTCTTAGCACCGATAACCGGTATAATCACCTGCGGACGCTGCATAACCCACTTCACGGCAACCGCGGCGGAAGGCACTCCGAGCTCCTGCGCGATGGTATATACTTCTTTCGCAATGGCAACAGACCGTTCATTCAGGCGTTTGCTTTCCGGTTTCAGCCGTTTCTTATCATTGTCATTGTTTAAGTACTTTCCCGTAAGCGCACCTCCTGCAAGAGGAGCCCAGGCAGTGACGGCCATATCGAATGAGTCTGCCATCGGCAGTAAATCTCGCTCTGCATCACGGGTTATCAGACTGTATTCTGCCTGTACCGCCTGAAATCTGTTCCACCCGCGGAACTCAGCAATGGTATTTGCCTGTGAGACAATCCACGCAGGTGTGTCGGATATTCCGGCATACAGAATCTTACCGGAAGATATCAGATCATCAAACGCGCGGAGGATTTCATCTGCGCCGGTAAGACCATCCCATATATGCAGATAGTAGAGGTCTATATATTCGGTCTGCAGGCGTTTAAGACTTTTTTCAAGTGAGTAGATCATGTTTTTCCGGTTATTCCCCGCGGCGTTAATTTCCCCCTTTTCATTATAGAGGGAGTATTTGGTTGCCAGAATAATTTTATCGCGAACCGGTTTTGCAAATTCACCCAGGAAAGATTCTGATGTTCCTTCTGTATATCTGTTAGCGGTATCAACAAAGTTGCCTCCGGCTTCCACGAACGTGTTAAATACCTTGCGGCTTATTTCCTTGTTGGCGCCGTAGCCCCACTCCTCACCAAAAGTCATTGTTCCAAGACAGACCTCCGAAACTTTAAGTCCTGTTTTTCCGAGCAGTTTATAGTTCACGCATACCTCACATTAATAGTAAAAAAGTGTATATTTTTAGGAACGAAATTCTGAATTGATAAAGAATTACACACGAAAGATGCCGCAAGATAATGAAAGTTATCACAAATACAGATGAATTTCCTGATTACCTGAAAGACGCTTCAAACTTCAGAGGAAACTGTGATGCTCTGCTGATGCCGGTGCATGAAGAGGAAATTCAGGAAGCGGTGGAGTTCGCGGGGCGTGAGGGATTACCACTAACCATTGCCGGCAACGGTACGGGACTGACCGGAGGACGGGTACCGCAGGGAGGCGCTGTGCTGTCTCTGGAAAAGATTCCTCACCGGATTTTATTTGATGAAGAAAAAAAATGTGTAACTGTTTCAGCCGGGCTTCCTTTAATCAGACTGCTTGAGGCGGTTGATGAGCGAGGCCTTTTTTTTCCGCCTGATCCTACCGAGAAACTCTGTGCCTGCGGCGGTATTGTTGCGACGAATGCTTCAGGAGCCAAGTCTTTTTCTTACGGGGCTGTCAGAAATTTTGTTGAATCACTTGATCTCATTCTCGCAGACGGAAGTTCTTTTACCGTTAAGCGGGGTGAGTTTATTGCATCCGGTAATACCTTTGGAACTCTGACGTTTCTCCGGGAAGGCAATCTTACTTTTTCTCCTCTCCCAATGCCGGAGGTGAAAAACGCTTCAGGTTATTTTCTCAAATCCGGAATGGACCTGATTGATCTTTTTATCGGTTCGGAGGGGACTCTGGCGCTCACACGGAATATAACGTTCCGGCTGCTTCCCAAACCTGCCGGTATCCTCTCCTGCCTGGCTAATTTTGTTACAGAGGAGGGGGCGCTTGATTTTATTCAGGAATTGCGTTTACTAAGCGGAGAACAGAAACCGCTTGCCATAGAATATTTTGACCAGGGAGCACTCCGGCTGCTTAAAGCGGATTACCATTTCACGGATGACCGGGCTGCGGCCGCGGTCTGGTTTGAGTTTGAAACAGCGGAAGAGATTCCAGAGCCATTACTGGATATCCTGACGGCACTATTCGCCGGCTGCGGGGGAAAAGGAGAGATTATGATGGCATCATCCCCGGGAGAAAGGAGGCAGCTTGAATTGATGCGTCATGCTGCCGCCTATAAGGTGAATGAATACATCGCTTCCAGGGGAGTGAGAAAGCTGGGGACGGATACAGCAGTACCGGCAGCCGCCTTCAGGGACTTCTATTTTGAAAGCAGAAATCTGGTAAAAAAATCCGGGCTGGATTATGTGATCTATGGCCATTTCGGGAACAGTCATATCCACCTGAATATGCTGCCGGAAAATCAGACACAGTTTGAGGCGGGGAAGGAAATCTACGCGGAATTGTGCAAAAACGCAATCCTGCGCGGCGGGACGGTCTCAGCGGAGCACGGAATTGGTAAAATCAAGAAGGATTACCTGCGGATGATGTACGGAGAGGCTGGAATAGGGGCAATGAAGGAGGTAAAACGTGTTTTTGACCCCGGTTTCAGGCTTGGGAGGGGGAATTTATTTGATCCGGACTGAACCCCGACCCCGGATGATTTGGTTTCAGAATTTATCCGGAAATAATTATATTTGGAATTATAACAAGGAAAAATATCCATGGCAAAACAGCAATCGTTCGGCGATAAGAACAAAAACAAAAAGCAGCAGTCCGGTGTGAATGTAAAGGTCATCAAGGCAATGAAGACCACTAAGGGCTCTGTAAAATACAGCGAGCGCTTCGTTAAATTAGATACCGTAGATAAGGTTACTGAAATAAAGTAATTTTACCGCTATCGGCAGAGTTTGAGGCCGTCCCCTAACCTGGATGGCCTTTTTGCTTTTAAAGGAGGCTTGGTTTTTGGTTCGTAGTTCTTGGTTCTTGGTTCGTAGTTCTTGGTGCTTAGTTCTTGGTTCTTGGTGCTTAGTTCTTGGTTCGAATATTCGAAGAATTAAAATTTCACAGTTAACAATTCATACTTCACAATTCATACTTCATACTTCACAATTCATACTTCATACTTCACAATTCATACTTCATACTTCATACTTCAATACCTATTTTAATGTCTTCAGAAGCCAGTTTGAAATCTCCGGGAAAAGTGCGACTGCAAGAAGGCATAAAAGCTGCATAATGACATAGGGCACTGCACCTTTATATATCTGCATGGTTGAAACTCCTTCCGGAGCGACACCTTTGAGATAAAAAAGTGAAAACCCGAAAGGCGGAGTCAGAAACGAAGTCTGCAAATTAAGCGCGATCAGGATGGCGATATATTTCATGTCAAATCCGTAATGCACGGCAATGGGCGCGATGACCGGCACCAGAATAAAAACAATCTCAATAAAATCAATAAAAAATCCCGCGATAAAAATGAGCAGCATCATAAGAAAAAGAAAAAGATGCGGTCCAAGTTCCGAGGCGATAATCAGTTCCGTCAGATAGCGGTCTCCGTTGAGCCCTCTGAAAACCAGCGCGAATGCCGAAGCGCCTATGAGAATCATAAAAACCATTGAAGTAATGGTAACCGTTTTGGTTGAAACATACTTCAGGTTTTCAAACGAGAGTTTTTTCTTGTAGAGGGTCAGAAGCGCTGCACCCATTGCTCCGACTGCAGCCGCTTCGGTGGGAGACGCAATGCCGGCAAAAATGGAACCAAGCACGGCAATTACGAGCATTCCAGGGAGCAGAAGCGAGGTAACAATCCGCCGCAATTTTCCTTCATGCGAGAACCCGGCCAGTGCTTCAGCGGGCATGGCGGGGAATACTGCCGGTCGGAGCAGAGTAACCGACAATATATATACGAAGTAAAGCAGCACCAGAAAAATGCCCGGACCGGTTGCGGCAATAAAAAGATCACCTATGGGAAGATTCAAAACGCTTCCCAGCAGAATCAGAATAACACTCGGGGGAATAATCTGCCCCAGAGTTCCTGATGCCGCGATGATTCCCGCTGAGGCCTGTATATCACAATTGCGTTTAATCATAACGGGAAGACCGAGGACGCCAAGTGTTACAACGGTGGCCCCGACGATGCCGGTTGATGCACCAAGAATTGCTCCGACAAAAAGAACGGCAAAGGCAAGTCCCCCGCGCAGCTTCCCGAATATGAGGGCGAGTGTTTCAAGCAGCTCTTCGGCAATACCTGATTTCTCAAACATCAGTCCCATAAAAATGAACATTGGAACGGAAATCAGTACATAGTTTGTCATAGTTCCCCAGATGCGCAGGGGGAGCAGATAAAAAAAGTCAAACCCGAAAACCAGCATTCCAAATACTACTGAAACACCTCCGAGGGTAAAGGCAACGGGAAATCCGGAGAGAAGGAAAATAATAACTACTGCAAAGAAGAGCAGCGGCAGGACATCATTCATGTGTCAGGCCCTTCCCTTCCCCGCCGCGAAAGCGGATAAAGGTTTTAATAAACGTGCTTATCCCCGCAAGCATCAGAAGCAGGAAGGAAAGGGGAATCATGGCTTTCAGTATATATCTCCCCGGCAGCCCGCCGCCGTCAGGAGAGCGCTCAAGCACACGCCAGGAGCTGGTGACAAAGAACTCTGAGGAAACAATGCCAGTGATGCAAAAAGGAATCAGAAAAAGGATAATGCCTGCCATCTCAACAATCATCTGCTTCCGCGGATTCAGGCCGGAGTGGAAAACGTCAATGCGGACATGCTCATTGGTCAGGTACGTATATCCCGCTCCGAGGAGAAAGATAAGAGAATAAAGATGCCACTCAAGCTCCTGCAGGGCAACGCTGCTGCTGCTGAATATATACCGCGCGGCCACGTCATAACAGATGATCAGGAGGAGTAAAATGGTTACAGCCGCCGCTGCTCCGCCGGTTATTCTCTGAACCCGGTCAATAACTCCGGTGATTAATGATACTGCACCTTTACTCAAACGCATTCTCCAGATGGGTTATTTTATATTCATCTTCAGCGGTTTTCAGGATTCCCACCACGTCAAACCGGCATTCGGTACCGGTAATTTTCTTTTCATGAAGGTAGGCTTCCGCGGTTTTTCTGATCTGCAGGATTTTCCCTTTTGTTATTCCTTCTTCGGGAAGACCAAAATAAAGATTAAGCCGTGTTTTTACTTCAATAAAGACCAGCGTATTGCCATGCCAGGCAATCAGATCAATTTCCCCCTTGCCATAGCGGTATTGTTTTTCAATAATGGCAAAACCTTTCTGTTCAAGAAAATCCACAGCCATCTTTTCGCCGAAATCGCCCTTGTTTTTAGTTGAGCCGGAGTTCATACTGTCTTCCCTCAAGGATATTATTTAAAAAACTGCGGCGGTGATGCGGCGTGATGCCGTGCTGCCTTATAGCCTCAATATGATCACGGGTGGGATAACCCTTATTACTTTTCCAGTTATATACGGGGAATTCATCCGCGAGCCCGGTCATGATGCGGTCCCGGATTACTTTTGCAATAATGGATGCAGCGCCTATTGCCATAGATTTACCGTCACCTTTAATCACCGGTAGGGCGGGTATATCAGAAGGGAAGGATTTATTGCCGTCAATCAGAATATATTCAGGCCGGCGGGTGAGTTTGCGGACTGATTCAGACATGGCGCGCAGCGATGCCTGCAGGATATTTATTTCATCAATTTTTTCCGGAGTGATAATGGTGAAGGAAAAAGAAAGCGCATGTCTCAGGATTTCAGGAAAAAGCTCTTCCCGTTTCCGGCTGCTCAGTTTTTTTGAGTCTCCGATACCCCGGATATATATATCCGGCGGAAAAAGCACTGCAGCGGCAACCACCGGTCCGGCAAGAGGCCCGCGTCCGGCTTCATCAGTGCCGGCAATCAGGGAGATATCCCCCGTGCGGAAGGAGTGGTCAAATTTATAATTTTCCGGCAGCAATGGCAATCAGTCCGGTAATCATGGAAGCTTTCATATATATACTCGCCCTGCGGTATCCTTCATTCCCAAGGGAATTCCGCCAGGAGGAGCGCTCGGCAAGGGCCGCAAGAGGATTCACCACAATCATCACGATAATAAAAAACTCAATTTTATAAACCCCGAAAATAAAGGGAAGCAGTGTGGAAAGAAAGAGTGCGGCTGCCGTTATCCGCACAAAAACCTTCCCTCTTTTTTCGCCATAGAGGACGGGAAAAGTGCCGGCGCCGGTTGCTTTATCACCGCTGATATCTTCCAGATCTTTCAGTACTTCACGCATCAGTGTGGTCAGAAATGCAAAGAGAAAGGGGAAATACCCCGCTGATATGTCGCCTGCCGCAAGGGCGCCATAAGGAAAAACCAGTCCGGTGAACAGCGCCACAGAAAAATTACCGGCGAGTGCGGTTCGTTTAAGTTTATAAGCATACAACCAGAGCCCGGCGAATACGGCAAAGGCGATAGCAAAGGCAAGATAGCTAACCCTTACAGCCAGAATCAGCCCGGAGAGAGTGAGCAGAAGGTAATAATTAAAAGCTGCGTTCAGCCCAATGGCTCCGGAGGGAAGCGGTCGGCCGGGACGGTTTATCCGGTCGGTTTCGATATCATAGATATCATTGATGACATTGCCTCCTGCAGCGATCAGGGAGGCAGAGCATCCTGCCAGAAACATCACCCCGTAATCAGTTCCGCCGGCAAGCCAGTAGCCGGTTATGGCCGAAAGGAACGTGATGAGCAGGTTAAGCGGCCGGGTTATCAGAATGTAATTGTGCATACGTAAAATTACGAAATTACCTGATTGTGGTAACGATTTTTACTGACAGGATTACGCTTAGCTAAGCATCTCTATGTTATATTTACCGCATGAAAAAATATCTCCTACTTCTGGTGCTGCTTTTACTGACGGGGGAACAGATGCCGCAGCCTGTTTCCAATCTTGAGAGGATGAATGAACTGCTCGGCGGAATGCTTCAGACTCTGGGGCGGGACTGGCGTCAGACGGGGGTGAAGTCTCTCAGGATTAATCTGGAGGGGGATCTGAAATACTTTGAGGGAAGGATTCTTCAGGAAGAAAAATCACTCCTGACCGAAGCAGGGGAAGAGTATATACTCACCATCTCCGCGGTGAAGGTACACTACCGAGATCCTGAACGTGACGGTTTTTTCGGGGAGATGGCTTATACACGAGAGGTATATCTGAAACTGGAGTGGTATTCGGAATCATCCGGACTCAAAGAATTTGAATCTTCCATTACAGATACGATTACCGAAAAAAATATCCCGGATGCCGAACAGCAGTATCTTCCTTTTACCGTGGGAACGAAAGAGCCGCCCGGTTTTTTTAGCGGCTACTTTGAGGAAATCACCGCAGCAGTGGTAACGGGCGTGGCAGCCTATCTGTTTTTTTCGGTGAGATCAAAGTAACGGGAAATTCAGCCGCGAATTGTACGAATAGGAAAGAATTAATGATATGGTAAAATCTATTATACCGTATAATTCAGTTTTGAATTATTAATTCTGTATTCATCATTCTGGATTCTCTATTCCCCCGAAACTGTTTTTCTCCGGATTGTTTGAAATCTGTTGTTTTTCAAACGGACAGTATCTAATTTTCTGTTGTGCTTTAGGTTAATATCATACATCTGCACGGGTGCATGAACGCGTGCATCGGGTTATGAAGATATTTGCCGGTACTTGTAAAACCTGATATTCCTCTTTGTTATTCAAGGGGGGGAAACACGTTAAGCGGGGTTCACTTCCTGCCGGTTTTCCATACCGGAAATTTCTTTCAGAGACCTATACCTGAGGCCAGGTTGAACAATTTTTCGAGGGAATAAACTGGTTCCGAAATTTTTGCGGTTACTACTACCGCTTTTGTTTTTAAATAGCTCAGGGATTCTTAACAGCCAGAGCGTTGATCCGCTCCGGGGCGGCCTGGTATTTTCGTTCCAGCATTACAACGTAACAAAGGGGCTGCATCTGCTGGAAAAAAATCCTCTCCTGCTTAATCATAAGATTACCGCTGAATTTGATCTGATGTTTGATGACGCCCGAAAATTCGGCGTAATCGCAAAATTTTACTGGGGGAGTGAAATCCTTCATGTGATTTATCAGCCCGCGGGAAAGCCGGACACCTCATATATACGCCTTGTGTATAACCGCGGGGAGTCTTCCGCGGAGATTGTAGTCTTAAAGAATGAACTTCCCCGTAACCGGTGGCGCAAGGCCAGTGTTGTATTTTCTCCTACCTCATCAGAAGTCAGTTTTAGTTATATGGATAAAACCTGCCGGGTGCCGGTGCGCATTACCGGCGGCAACAGGATGGAAATTCATTTTGGCCATCATGCTAAAGTTTCCGGTGAGCTTAACGAATATGCATTCATCGGGCTGAGGGATGTCCGCGTGATGCAGAGCGGTGGAAGCGCATTGTATCACTGGCCGCTCAGGGAGGTGCGGGGCAGCACGGCCGCAGAAATAATCAGCGGTGAAAACGGCCGGGCGGTTGAGCCGGAGTGGATGATGAATAATCATTTTCTGCCAAAAGAGAATGCTCTTGCGGGTCCTTTTACGGCTCAGCTGGATATTAACAA of Ignavibacteriales bacterium contains these proteins:
- a CDS encoding aldo/keto reductase, whose translation is MNYKLLGKTGLKVSEVCLGTMTFGEEWGYGANKEISRKVFNTFVEAGGNFVDTANRYTEGTSESFLGEFAKPVRDKIILATKYSLYNEKGEINAAGNNRKNMIYSLEKSLKRLQTEYIDLYYLHIWDGLTGADEILRAFDDLISSGKILYAGISDTPAWIVSQANTIAEFRGWNRFQAVQAEYSLITRDAERDLLPMADSFDMAVTAWAPLAGGALTGKYLNNDNDKKRLKPESKRLNERSVAIAKEVYTIAQELGVPSAAVAVKWVMQRPQVIIPVIGAKNAEQLKESLAYSSVTLTDDHLARLEKVSAIEYGFPHDFIRSAAARELVYGGMESKILKHRR
- a CDS encoding FAD-binding oxidoreductase, with translation MKVITNTDEFPDYLKDASNFRGNCDALLMPVHEEEIQEAVEFAGREGLPLTIAGNGTGLTGGRVPQGGAVLSLEKIPHRILFDEEKKCVTVSAGLPLIRLLEAVDERGLFFPPDPTEKLCACGGIVATNASGAKSFSYGAVRNFVESLDLILADGSSFTVKRGEFIASGNTFGTLTFLREGNLTFSPLPMPEVKNASGYFLKSGMDLIDLFIGSEGTLALTRNITFRLLPKPAGILSCLANFVTEEGALDFIQELRLLSGEQKPLAIEYFDQGALRLLKADYHFTDDRAAAAVWFEFETAEEIPEPLLDILTALFAGCGGKGEIMMASSPGERRQLELMRHAAAYKVNEYIASRGVRKLGTDTAVPAAAFRDFYFESRNLVKKSGLDYVIYGHFGNSHIHLNMLPENQTQFEAGKEIYAELCKNAILRGGTVSAEHGIGKIKKDYLRMMYGEAGIGAMKEVKRVFDPGFRLGRGNLFDPD
- a CDS encoding TRAP transporter large permease subunit codes for the protein MNDVLPLLFFAVVIIFLLSGFPVAFTLGGVSVVFGMLVFGFDFFYLLPLRIWGTMTNYVLISVPMFIFMGLMFEKSGIAEELLETLALIFGKLRGGLAFAVLFVGAILGASTGIVGATVVTLGVLGLPVMIKRNCDIQASAGIIAASGTLGQIIPPSVILILLGSVLNLPIGDLFIAATGPGIFLVLLYFVYILSVTLLRPAVFPAMPAEALAGFSHEGKLRRIVTSLLLPGMLVIAVLGSIFAGIASPTEAAAVGAMGAALLTLYKKKLSFENLKYVSTKTVTITSMVFMILIGASAFALVFRGLNGDRYLTELIIASELGPHLFLFLMMLLIFIAGFFIDFIEIVFILVPVIAPIAVHYGFDMKYIAILIALNLQTSFLTPPFGFSLFYLKGVAPEGVSTMQIYKGAVPYVIMQLLCLLAVALFPEISNWLLKTLK
- a CDS encoding TRAP transporter small permease subunit, with translation MRLSKGAVSLITGVIDRVQRITGGAAAAVTILLLLIICYDVAARYIFSSSSVALQELEWHLYSLIFLLGAGYTYLTNEHVRIDVFHSGLNPRKQMIVEMAGIILFLIPFCITGIVSSEFFVTSSWRVLERSPDGGGLPGRYILKAMIPLSFLLLMLAGISTFIKTFIRFRGGEGKGLTHE
- a CDS encoding YraN family protein, whose translation is MNSGSTKNKGDFGEKMAVDFLEQKGFAIIEKQYRYGKGEIDLIAWHGNTLVFIEVKTRLNLYFGLPEEGITKGKILQIRKTAEAYLHEKKITGTECRFDVVGILKTAEDEYKITHLENAFE
- a CDS encoding ribonuclease HII, translating into MPENYKFDHSFRTGDISLIAGTDEAGRGPLAGPVVAAAVLFPPDIYIRGIGDSKKLSSRKREELFPEILRHALSFSFTIITPEKIDEINILQASLRAMSESVRKLTRRPEYILIDGNKSFPSDIPALPVIKGDGKSMAIGAASIIAKVIRDRIMTGLADEFPVYNWKSNKGYPTRDHIEAIRQHGITPHHRRSFLNNILEGRQYELRLN
- a CDS encoding geranylgeranylglycerol-phosphate geranylgeranyltransferase, with the translated sequence MHNYILITRPLNLLITFLSAITGYWLAGGTDYGVMFLAGCSASLIAAGGNVINDIYDIETDRINRPGRPLPSGAIGLNAAFNYYLLLTLSGLILAVRVSYLAFAIAFAVFAGLWLYAYKLKRTALAGNFSVALFTGLVFPYGALAAGDISAGYFPFLFAFLTTLMREVLKDLEDISGDKATGAGTFPVLYGEKRGKVFVRITAAALFLSTLLPFIFGVYKIEFFIIVMIVVNPLAALAERSSWRNSLGNEGYRRASIYMKASMITGLIAIAAGKL